From the genome of Eucalyptus grandis isolate ANBG69807.140 chromosome 2, ASM1654582v1, whole genome shotgun sequence, one region includes:
- the LOC104434340 gene encoding glutathione S-transferase U10 — translation MAGEENRVVLHGTWASLYGKRVELALKVKGIEYEFVEEDLTDKSEALLRYNPVHKKVPVLVHNGKPIAESLVIIEYIDETWKEGPRLLPQDSYERAKVRFWAGFLHQQLFEAMASVIKTDGGAQERAVKEVHEKMRVLEEGINGSYPGGSPFINGDGMGLLDIVVWSILGAHKVQEEVLGINFLDPEKYPTVTSWVKALIELPLVKEAMPPHEKLVGVFQFFRARALESAAA, via the exons atggcaggAGAAGAAAACAGAG TGGTTCTTCATGGAACGTGGGCTAGTCTGTACGGCAAGAGGGTGGAGCTAGCTCTGAAAGTGAAAGGGATTGAGTATGAGTTCGTGGAAGAAGATTTGACGGACAAGAGTGAAGCCCTCTTGCGGTACAATCCTGTTCACAAGAAAGTCCCTGTTCTTGTTCACAACGGCAAGCCCATCGCCGAGTCGCTGGTCATCATCGAGTACATCGACGAGACTTGGAAGGAGGGTCCTCGCCTCTTGCCCCAAGATTCCTACGAAAGAGCCAAAGTTCGCTTCTGGGCTGGCTTTCTCCACCAGCAG TTGTTTGAGGCCATGGCCTCTGTGATCAAAACTGATGGAGGAGCGCAAGAGAGAGCTGTCAAGGAAGTGCATGAGAAAATGAGGGTGTTGGAAGAGGGAATCAACGGAAGTTATCCTGGGGGATCACCATTTATCAATGGTGACGGCATGGGACTCCTAGACATCGTTGTCTGGTCAATATTGGGTGCTCATAAAGTTCAGGAAGAAGTCCTCGGCATAAACTTTCTGGATCCAGAGAAGTATCCAACGGTAACCTCTTGGGTGAAAGCTCTAATTGAGTTGCCACTGGTGAAAGAGGCAATGCCTCCTCATGAGAAGCTGGTGGGTGTTTTTCAATTCTTCAGGGCTAGGGCTCTCGAATCTGCAGCAGCTTGA
- the LOC104434339 gene encoding LOW QUALITY PROTEIN: pentatricopeptide repeat-containing protein At1g74600, chloroplastic (The sequence of the model RefSeq protein was modified relative to this genomic sequence to represent the inferred CDS: inserted 1 base in 1 codon): protein MKSLLLRNIREKVSSSSAVKLKHSLAVIDPPSLIDGEPEPAIAPVDPLLVIFDDYIKSRQCTVPNTKILHAQLLKTRLLQTQVGIADSLMDCYCKCGATGYALNLFDTAPQXECFSWNILISVFNKKSLFLESWKHFCRMHKLGFDVDEITYGSVISACTALRASWNGMQVYSLALRKGFRANGYVRAGMIDLLAKNHRFDDALRVFRDVSCENVVCWNAIIAGAVRNGENQIALDLFQQLCRHGTFLPNSFTFPCVLTACAMLEDLQTGKMVQGWIIKCGNYDVYVNTSLSDLYAKCKDMEGAMKIFTRMRFRSVVSWTAMISGFVQLDDYISAVLLFKEMRSLGEEINTFTITSLLSSSGRRGLTKTATQFHALIIKCGFDLDPAVGASLFNMYCKVGAVDSSELILEEMERMRNPNNHAVMISLHAQANDAERAVELFVSMLREGVRPDKYCTSSLLSVVNALSLGRQVHSHVIKSGLVFDVSVASSLFTMCSKCDSLEESYEIFGQICEKDNVSWTSMIAGFAKNNLPDEAVRLFRNMLLEGNSPDQSTFVAILTAICSLNSVHKGKEVHAKVIQLGFGEEITVGGALVMMYSRCGYLKLARRLLDSLPLWDDVACSSMILGYAQNGYIEEALLMFHKMLKANFAVDSFSISSVVQAVTLTNRLDIGTQLQSYAMKVGLDSNVAVGSSLVAMYSKFGSINECVKAFDQIDAPDLIGWTTMIMSYARHGIGEEALKLFELMKRKKMRPDPVTFVGVLSACSHSGLVEEGYFHFDSMVKDYSIEPNYRHYACMVDLLGRSGRIKEAERFISNMPIKPNALVWETLLAACKLHGDIELGKLAAKKITECEPSDAGAYISLSNIYADLGQWGEVMNIRSSMKGAKVKKEPGWSVV from the exons ATGAAATCTCTCCTCCTTCGCAACATCCGCGAGAAAGTTTCGTCATCATCCGCTGTAAAGCTCAAGCATTCCTTGGCCGTCATCGACCCTCCATCGCTCATCGATGGAGAACCCGAACCAGCTATCGCTCCGGTCGATCCTCTTCTTGTCATCTTCGATGATTATATCAAGTCTAGGCAGTGCACTGTGCCAAACACGAAAATTTTGCATGCCCAGTTGCTCAAAACGCGTCTTTTACAAACCCAAGTGGGCATTGCGGATTCTTTGATGGACTGCTACTGTAAATGTGGTGCCACGGGATATGCACTCAATCTGTTTGATACGGCTCCTC TGGAGTGTTTTTCTTGGAACATTCTCATTTCAGTTTTCAATAAGAAATCATTATTCTTGGAGTCGTGGAAACACTTTTGCAGGATGCATAAGTTGGGTTTTGATGTTGATGAGATAACTTATGGAAGTGTTATCTCGGCTTGTACTGCATTGCGAGCTTCCTGGAATGGTATGCAAGTCTATTCTCTGGCATTGAGGAAAGGTTTCCGTGCGAATGGTTATGTTCGAGCTGGGATGATTGATTTGCTGGCGAAGAACCATAGGTTTGACGATGCTCTGAGGGTGTTTCGTGATGTGTCGTGTGAGAATGTGGTTTGTTGGAATGCTATAATTGCAGGGGCAGTTAGGAATGGAGAGAATCAGATTGCTTTGGATCTTTTCCAGCAATTGTGTCGTCATGGCACTTTTCTGCCCAATAGTTTCACTTTCCCTTGTGTCCTGACTGCCTGTGCTATGCTTGAAGACCTTCAGACTGGAAAGATGGTCCAAGGGTGGATAATCAAGTGTGGAAATTATGACGTGTACGTAAATACTTCACTTTCTGATTTATATGCCAAATGCAAAGATATGGAAGGAGCTATGAAGATATTTACTCGGATGCGTTTCCGCAGTGTTGTTTCTTGGACTGCCATGATTTCGGGTTTTGTGCAGCTGGATGATTATATTTCTGCAGTCCTACTGTTCAAAGAAATGAGAAGTTTGGGGGAGGAAATAAACACCTTTACTATTACTAGTTTACTTAGTTCTAGTGGCAGACGAGGATTGACTAAAACTGCCACACAATTCCATGCGTTGATCATTAAATGTGGATTTGACCTGGACCCTGCGGTGGGGGCTTCATTATTCAATATGTATTGCAAAGTTGGAGCTGTTGATTCATCCGAATTAATACTTGAAGAAATGGAAAGGATGAGAAATCCCAATAATCATGCAGTTATGATATCTCTGCACGCACAGGCTAATGATGCTGAAAGGGCTGTAGAATTGTTCGTGAGCATGTTACGGGAAGGTGTGAGACCAGATAAGTACTGTACTTCCAGTCTCTTAAGTGTTGTAAATGCATTAAGCTTGGGGAGACAGGTCCACTCTCATGTTATTAAAAGTGGCTTGGTCTTCGATGTCTCGGTTGCTAGTTCACTTTTTACAATGTGTTCTAAATGTGATAGTTTGGaagaatcatatgaaatttttgGGCAAATTTGTGAAAAAGACAATGTCTCCTGGACATCTATGATTGCTGGTTTTGCTAAAAATAATCTTCCAGATGAAGCAGTTCGACTATTCAGAAATATGCTGCTTGAGGGGAATAGTCCTGATCAATCGACCTTTGTTGCAATTTTAACCGCAATCTGTTCACTAAACTCAGTACACAAAGGCAAGGAAGTTCATGCCAAAGTTATTCAATTAGGATTTGGTGAAGAGATCACAGTTGGTGGTGCTCTTGTTATGATGTACTCCAGATGTGGATATTTGAAATTGGCAAGAAGGCTACTTGACTCATTACCCTTGTGGGATGACGTTGCATGTTCATCAATGATTTTGGGGTATGCCCAGAATGGGTACATTGAGGAGGCATTGTTGATGTTTCACAAGATGCTCAAGGCTAATTTTGCTGTTGACTCCTTCAGTATATCATCTGTTGTTCAGGCTGTTACTCTTACAAACAGATTAGACATAGGAACACAGCTGCAGTCTTATGCAATGAAAGTAGGATTGGATTCCAATGTGGCTGTTGGTAGTTCACTAGTGGCAATGTACTCCAAATTTGGGAGCATCAATGAATGTGTTAAAGCATTTGATCAGATTGATGCACCTGATTTGATTGGTTGGACAACAATGATCATGAGTTATGCCAGACATGGAATAGGTGAGGAGGCCTTGAAGCTCTTTGAGCttatgaagagaaagaagatgagaCCTGATCCAGTGACTTTTGTTGGGGTTCTCTCGGCTTGTAGCCACAGTGGTTTGGTTGAAGAAGGTTATTTCCATTTTGATTCGATGGTTAAGGATTACAGTATTGAGCCTAACTACCGCCACTATGCCTGTATGGTCGATCTTCTTGGTCGCTCGGGGAGAATTAAAGAGGCTGAAAGGTTCATCAGCAACATGCCAATCAAACCTAATGCTCTGGTTTGGGAGACACTGCTTGCTGCTTGTAAATTACATGGTGACATTGAGCTCGGAAAACTAGCAGCAAAAAAGATCACTGAGTGTGAGCCATCTGATGCTGGAGCTTATATTTCTTTGTCAAACATCTACGCTGACTTGGGCCAGTGGGGAGAAGTCATGAACATTAGAAGCTCGATGAAAGGAGCTAAAGTAAAGAAGGAACCTGGTTGGAGTGTTGTTTGA
- the LOC104419705 gene encoding glutathione S-transferase U9 produces the protein MWASPYSKRVELALKVTGIEYEFVEEDLTNKSEALLRYSPVHKKVPVLVHNGKPIAESLVIMEYIDETWKEGPRLLPQDPHERAKVRFWAGFLHQQLFEAMGSVLRTDGEEQERAVKEVHEKLKVLEDGIKGSYPGGSPFFNGDNMGLLDVVVCSILGNHKVREEVLGVKFLDPAKYPTVTSWVKALTELPLVKEAMPPHEKLVAIYRLFRARLLESAAA, from the exons ATGTGGGCTAGTCCGTACAGCAAGAGGGTGGAGCTAGCTCTTAAAGTAACAGGGATCGAGTATGAGTTCGTGGAAGAAGATTTGACGAACAAGAGTGAAGCCCTCTTGCGATACAGTCCTGTTCACAAGAAAGTCCCTGTTCTTGTTCACAACGGCAAGCCCATTGCCGAGTCGCTGGTCATTATGGAGTACATCGACGAGACTTGGAAGGAGGGTCCTCGCCTCTTGCCCCAAGATCCCCATGAAAGAGCCAAAGTTCGCTTCTGGGCTGGCTTTCTCCACCAGCAG TTGTTTGAGGCCATGGGTTCAGTGCTCAGAACTGatggagaagagcaagagagagcTGTCAAGGAAGTGCATGAGAAACTGAAGGTGTTGGAAGATGGAATCAAGGGCAGTTATCCTGGGGGGTCCCCATTTTTCAACGGCGATAACATGGGACTCCTAGACGTTGTTGTCTGTTCGATATTAGGTAATCATAAAGTTCGGGAAGAGGTCCTCGGGGTAAAATTTCTTGACCCGGCTAAGTATCCAACGGTGACCTCTTGGGTGAAAGCTCTAACCGAGTTGCCGTTGGTGAAAGAGGCAATGCCTCCCCATGAGAAGCTGGTGGCCATTTATCGGCTTTTCAGGGCTAGGCTTCTTGAATCTGCTGCAGCTTAA